In Tepidanaerobacter syntrophicus, the following are encoded in one genomic region:
- a CDS encoding Na+/H+ antiporter NhaC family protein: MEIITILLVSAVLAISVIARISILYALLAGYFIFCVYAFIKKYTVFQIVKMSYIGIYAVKNILLTFLLIGMLTAVWRAAGTIPAIVCYAIEFIKPSMFVLTAFLLNCLVSFLTGTALGTAATMGVTCMMISVAIGINPILAGGAILSGAYFGDRCSPLSTSALLIAELTFTDIFKNIRNMTITAVVPFVITCIIYALTGIGASNSYQHTLDIQSLFSSSFQLDFAVLLPAFIILLLSLLKINVKLSMIASIVSAIAVCLHYQGLDINSILKTMILGYKSINPQIASMINGGGIISMLKVTAIVCISSSYAGIFRETGLLDNLKDHIASFGKKSSSYSLVLLISIIVGIISCNQTLTIMLTHQLCDMLESDKNKLAIYLENTAVVISPLIPWSIASAVPLATISAPTSCVLAACYLYLLPLWGLIVEALLEKKSPKLDEIS, from the coding sequence ATGGAAATAATAACGATATTGTTAGTTTCAGCTGTGCTTGCCATCTCAGTTATAGCAAGAATTTCAATTTTATACGCTTTGCTTGCTGGATATTTTATTTTTTGCGTATATGCGTTTATAAAAAAATATACAGTTTTTCAAATTGTTAAGATGTCATATATTGGCATTTACGCTGTAAAAAATATTCTTCTTACATTTCTTCTGATCGGTATGCTGACTGCTGTATGGAGAGCTGCAGGCACCATTCCTGCTATTGTGTGTTACGCTATAGAGTTTATTAAACCCTCAATGTTCGTTTTAACAGCATTTCTTTTAAACTGTCTTGTATCTTTTTTAACAGGAACGGCGCTAGGGACAGCTGCTACCATGGGCGTAACTTGTATGATGATATCCGTTGCAATAGGTATAAATCCCATCTTAGCCGGAGGTGCTATCTTATCCGGCGCCTATTTCGGTGATAGGTGTTCACCTCTTTCAACTAGTGCATTATTGATTGCTGAATTAACTTTTACTGACATATTTAAAAATATAAGAAATATGACAATTACTGCAGTTGTGCCTTTTGTCATAACATGTATTATATATGCCTTAACAGGAATTGGTGCATCAAATAGCTATCAGCACACTCTTGATATACAAAGTCTTTTTTCATCAAGCTTTCAACTCGATTTTGCAGTCCTGCTTCCTGCATTTATAATTTTACTTTTATCGCTACTGAAGATAAATGTAAAATTGTCCATGATAGCAAGTATTGTTTCTGCTATAGCAGTTTGTTTGCATTATCAAGGATTAGATATAAACAGCATTTTAAAAACAATGATTTTGGGTTACAAGTCTATAAATCCGCAAATCGCTTCAATGATTAATGGCGGCGGAATTATATCTATGTTGAAGGTTACTGCAATAGTATGTATTTCTTCATCTTACGCCGGCATATTCAGGGAAACGGGTTTGCTTGATAATTTAAAAGACCATATAGCTTCTTTTGGCAAAAAAAGTTCTTCATACAGTCTGGTGCTTTTAATATCAATTATTGTGGGTATCATATCATGCAATCAAACGCTTACTATCATGCTTACACACCAACTATGTGATATGCTCGAATCTGACAAAAACAAATTGGCAATTTATCTGGAAAATACCGCTGTAGTAATTTCACCGTTAATTCCATGGTCAATTGCAAGTGCGGTGCCCCTTGCTACAATATCAGCTCCCACATCTTGTGTACTTGCCGCCTGTTATTTATACTTATTGCCCTTATGGGGACTAATTGTCGAAGCGCTACTTGAGAAAAAATCTCCAAAGCTAGATGAAATATCTTAG
- a CDS encoding ABC transporter permease, protein MPVYILKRILAGMLTMFILVTITFFLMHAIPGGPFSPAEERNVPESVLKKVEERYGLNDPVYIQYFNYLKNLAHGDLGFSFKQPDRTVNEIIRIGFPVSAKVGAIAAVVSVVIGVPLGIISAVKRGKWMDWASMAFATIGISVPGFVIAVLSMYLFAVKLKILPTYGLTSWRHYILPVGGLALGPIAYIARLMRSSMLEIMRQDYIRTARAKGVSEFWVIAKHAMKNAITPVVTYLGPLVASLLTGSFVVEKLFSIPGMGRYYVTGISDRDYSVTLGMTLFFGLFVVIANIIVDILYALIDPRVKMDE, encoded by the coding sequence ATGCCGGTATATATCTTAAAACGTATTTTAGCGGGTATGCTTACTATGTTCATACTTGTGACAATAACATTTTTCTTGATGCATGCTATTCCAGGGGGACCTTTCAGTCCGGCAGAAGAACGAAATGTCCCTGAAAGTGTATTAAAAAAAGTTGAAGAACGATACGGCCTCAACGATCCAGTTTATATTCAGTATTTTAACTACTTAAAAAATCTAGCACATGGAGATTTGGGTTTTTCATTTAAGCAACCTGACAGAACAGTCAACGAAATTATCCGCATTGGTTTTCCGGTATCAGCAAAAGTTGGTGCTATAGCTGCTGTGGTATCTGTGGTAATAGGCGTCCCTCTTGGTATAATATCAGCGGTAAAAAGGGGCAAATGGATGGACTGGGCTTCTATGGCATTTGCAACTATCGGTATATCGGTTCCCGGTTTTGTTATAGCTGTGCTTTCAATGTACTTATTTGCTGTAAAGTTAAAGATTTTGCCCACATATGGACTTACGAGTTGGAGACACTATATACTTCCTGTAGGAGGTCTTGCCCTGGGACCAATTGCCTATATAGCAAGACTGATGAGGTCTAGTATGCTGGAAATCATGCGTCAAGACTATATTCGTACAGCTAGGGCAAAAGGCGTAAGCGAATTTTGGGTTATAGCAAAACATGCAATGAAAAATGCCATAACACCCGTAGTGACATACTTAGGTCCTTTAGTGGCATCTCTTTTAACAGGCAGTTTTGTAGTTGAAAAGCTTTTTTCAATTCCAGGCATGGGCCGCTATTATGTAACTGGAATAAGCGATAGGGATTATTCAGTAACTCTTGGAATGACATTATTTTTTGGATTATTTGTTGTAATTGCCAATATTATCGTTGATATCTTATATGCGCTTATTGACCCGCGAGTCAAAATGGATGAGTAG
- a CDS encoding ABC transporter permease, producing the protein METPLYDEIPPELFEKALDTEKQSDVISRPSMSYWQNAWARFKKDPLAMIGLVVIIIITLFAIFGPIVSPYTYDGQNIAIQNQPPSREHWFGTDKFGRDIFVRVLYGARISLSIGVMAAAINLVIGVIYGGIAGYFGGRVDMVMMRIVDVLYGLPSLLYIILIMMFLGNTVKSILIALSLTYWIGTARIVRSQVLSLKHEEYTLAARALGVSNLGIIFRHLVPNSMGPIIVTVTFLIPQAIFSEAFLSFLGIGIQVPMASWGTLANDAIPAIFTQPYQMIFPVLAISITMFALNFIGDGLRDALDPRLKK; encoded by the coding sequence ATGGAAACACCGTTATATGATGAAATTCCACCAGAACTTTTTGAAAAAGCTTTGGATACGGAAAAACAGTCCGATGTAATATCTAGGCCTAGTATGTCATACTGGCAAAATGCCTGGGCAAGATTTAAGAAAGACCCACTTGCTATGATCGGCCTTGTAGTTATAATTATTATTACGCTTTTTGCTATTTTCGGACCTATAGTTTCGCCATACACTTATGACGGTCAAAATATAGCTATTCAAAACCAGCCTCCTTCAAGAGAACATTGGTTTGGTACTGATAAATTTGGAAGAGACATTTTTGTGCGCGTTCTTTATGGGGCAAGAATTAGTCTCAGTATAGGAGTAATGGCTGCCGCAATAAATCTTGTAATAGGAGTTATATATGGCGGTATAGCCGGATATTTTGGCGGTAGAGTAGATATGGTGATGATGAGGATAGTAGATGTTCTGTATGGACTTCCATCATTGCTTTATATAATTTTAATTATGATGTTTTTAGGTAACACAGTTAAAAGTATTCTTATAGCACTCAGCCTTACTTATTGGATAGGCACTGCAAGAATCGTAAGGTCTCAGGTTTTATCTTTAAAGCATGAAGAATACACTCTTGCAGCAAGAGCGCTAGGCGTTTCAAATTTAGGTATAATATTTAGACATTTAGTTCCTAATAGTATGGGTCCAATTATAGTAACAGTTACATTTTTAATCCCTCAAGCTATTTTTTCTGAGGCTTTTTTAAGCTTTTTGGGCATAGGAATTCAGGTTCCAATGGCAAGTTGGGGCACTTTAGCAAATGATGCTATTCCGGCTATTTTTACTCAGCCTTATCAGATGATTTTTCCTGTACTTGCCATAAGCATCACAATGTTTGCATTAAACTTTATTGGAGACGGCCTTAGAGACGCTTTAGATCCAAGACTAAAAAAATAG
- a CDS encoding ABC transporter ATP-binding protein, with protein MILLDVVNLKTTFQIDAGNVQAVRGVSFHVDEGESIGIVGESGSGKSVTMLSVTRLLPENAKVEADSINFNGTELLKQDDNFMRKIQGSEIGMIFQDPMTSLNPLFTIGDQIMEPIRIHQKLSGEDAKKRVIELLKLVEIPDPESRLKQYPHEFSGGMRQRVMIAIALSCNPKLLIADEPTTALDVTVQAQILDLMDELKKKLNMSIILITHNLGVVAKICNRIIVMYGGLLVEEGTSREIFYEPKHPYTWGLLRSIPKVTAQKSKLIPIPGSPPDLLSPPAGCPFAPRCEYAMKVCMKYPPKKIGLSDTHSVACWLMHPKSPGYKMEGLYANR; from the coding sequence ATGATATTGCTTGATGTGGTTAATCTTAAGACAACTTTTCAAATTGATGCCGGAAACGTTCAGGCAGTGCGGGGCGTATCTTTTCATGTTGATGAAGGAGAGTCTATAGGCATTGTCGGTGAGTCCGGCTCGGGCAAAAGCGTTACAATGCTCTCGGTAACAAGGCTTTTACCGGAGAACGCCAAAGTTGAAGCCGATAGCATCAATTTTAACGGTACCGAGTTATTAAAACAAGATGACAATTTTATGCGAAAAATTCAAGGCAGTGAAATCGGCATGATTTTCCAAGATCCAATGACTTCGCTAAACCCCTTATTTACAATCGGAGATCAGATAATGGAGCCAATTCGCATACATCAAAAACTATCAGGCGAGGATGCAAAAAAAAGAGTAATAGAACTTCTCAAATTAGTAGAAATACCTGATCCGGAAAGCCGATTAAAGCAATATCCTCATGAATTTTCAGGTGGAATGAGACAGCGAGTAATGATTGCAATTGCCCTAAGCTGCAATCCAAAACTTTTGATAGCTGATGAGCCGACTACAGCACTAGATGTCACAGTTCAAGCACAAATTTTAGACCTTATGGATGAATTAAAGAAAAAATTAAATATGTCAATTATATTAATAACTCATAATTTAGGAGTCGTTGCTAAAATTTGCAATCGTATCATTGTTATGTATGGTGGTTTATTGGTAGAGGAAGGCACTTCTAGAGAAATATTTTACGAGCCTAAACATCCTTATACATGGGGTCTTTTGCGCTCCATTCCAAAAGTAACTGCTCAAAAAAGTAAACTTATACCTATTCCGGGCAGCCCGCCGGATCTGCTTTCACCTCCTGCCGGCTGTCCCTTCGCTCCAAGATGCGAATATGCAATGAAGGTCTGCATGAAATACCCTCCGAAAAAAATAGGACTTAGTGACACTCACAGTGTTGCCTGCTGGCTTATGCATCCAAAATCACCCGGATATAAAATGGAGGGATTGTATGCAAATAGATAG
- a CDS encoding ABC transporter ATP-binding protein — MQIDSKNLLEIKHLKKYFEIRKGFFGKNVRILKAVDDVSFSIKKGETFGLVGESGCGKTTAGRTILKLYEPTSGQIFYDGNDISKFSEKEMFPYKKKMQVIFQDPYASLDPRMTVGEILGEAIDVHHLYEGKARSDRIAELVELVGLKSDHINRYAHEFSGGQRQRIGIARALAVEPEFIVCDEPISALDVSIQAQIVNMLEEFQEKFGLTYLFISHDLSMVRHISHKVGVMYLGSLVEYAGVDEIFLNMLHPYTKALLSAAPIPDPDESKKSERIHLQGDVPSPLNPPSGCAFRNRCIYASKICSEEKPVLKDAGAGHMVACHLY; from the coding sequence ATGCAAATAGATAGTAAAAACCTTTTAGAAATAAAACACTTAAAAAAATATTTTGAGATACGAAAAGGCTTTTTTGGTAAAAATGTGCGCATTTTGAAGGCTGTAGATGATGTAAGTTTTAGCATAAAAAAGGGCGAAACTTTTGGACTTGTAGGCGAATCGGGATGTGGAAAAACTACTGCCGGAAGAACTATACTAAAACTTTATGAGCCCACCTCGGGCCAAATCTTTTACGATGGTAATGATATATCAAAATTTAGCGAAAAAGAAATGTTTCCATATAAAAAGAAAATGCAGGTCATATTTCAAGATCCCTATGCATCATTAGACCCTCGCATGACGGTGGGCGAAATTTTGGGAGAAGCTATAGACGTTCATCACCTCTATGAAGGTAAGGCACGTTCTGACAGAATTGCGGAGCTTGTAGAACTTGTAGGATTAAAAAGTGACCACATAAACAGATATGCCCATGAATTTTCCGGTGGTCAGCGCCAAAGAATCGGAATAGCCCGCGCTTTAGCGGTCGAACCCGAGTTTATAGTTTGCGATGAGCCCATATCAGCTCTTGATGTATCTATACAAGCTCAGATTGTTAATATGCTTGAAGAATTTCAAGAAAAGTTTGGTTTAACTTACTTATTTATATCCCATGATCTTTCAATGGTAAGGCACATATCTCACAAAGTGGGCGTTATGTACCTTGGCTCTTTGGTAGAATATGCAGGAGTAGACGAGATCTTTTTGAACATGCTTCATCCTTACACAAAAGCGCTTCTGTCCGCGGCGCCAATTCCTGATCCTGACGAATCTAAAAAAAGTGAAAGGATACATCTTCAAGGGGATGTACCAAGCCCATTAAATCCGCCAAGTGGATGTGCGTTTAGAAATCGCTGTATCTATGCCAGCAAAATATGTTCAGAGGAAAAGCCTGTGCTAAAAGATGCAGGCGCCGGACATATGGTGGCATGCCACCTTTATTGA
- a CDS encoding peptide ABC transporter substrate-binding protein, whose protein sequence is MKKSGVFLVALTLIVSMLAGCGGQQSSTADSKNKIIYAMSDEAETLDPTLNIYARSSNVLLNLFSGLFKVGPDGKLAPSMAESYTIDETGTKYTFKIRDNAKWSDGKPLTAQDFEYTFKRILNPDVASKAAYELYYIKNGKAYNDGNATADEVGVKALDDRTLEITLENPTPYFLDLLSSSSYLPVRKDIVEGNEGWTKSPETLISNGPFYMAEIKPKEKYVLKKNPHYVDADKVKLDTLEITFIDSPETELAAYQNNEIDISQNLTPEGMSQYKDSSEFHRVPRIGVYYLDINTSKDPFDDARVRKAFSISINREQLVTKILQTVGKPAFGFVPYGIPHGVEKDKDYRDVVGNLFTEDVSEAKKLLAEAGYPDGKDFPAVTYICMADQANKDLAQALQSMWKENLGVQVDIRTYESKLYWDEMHQGNFNIGWDGWTGDYLDPMTMLDQMESVNTETNNRWSNPEYDRLLEENRKTADQKIRMENFAKAEKLLMDEMPIIPLYFRETAYLCKPNIKGLLVDVSGHMIFEYAYKE, encoded by the coding sequence TTGAAAAAATCAGGAGTGTTTCTAGTTGCTTTGACACTTATAGTTTCTATGCTGGCAGGCTGCGGAGGTCAACAATCTTCCACGGCGGATTCAAAAAATAAAATTATATACGCTATGAGCGATGAAGCTGAAACATTAGACCCGACGCTGAACATTTATGCTCGTTCCTCAAATGTGTTATTAAACCTTTTTAGTGGTCTGTTTAAAGTGGGACCTGATGGCAAGCTTGCGCCATCGATGGCTGAAAGTTATACTATTGATGAAACCGGAACAAAATATACGTTCAAAATCAGAGATAATGCTAAATGGTCAGATGGAAAGCCTCTTACCGCTCAAGATTTTGAGTATACTTTCAAAAGAATATTAAATCCCGATGTGGCATCGAAAGCAGCCTATGAACTTTATTACATAAAAAACGGCAAAGCTTACAACGATGGAAATGCCACAGCAGATGAGGTAGGAGTCAAAGCTTTAGATGACAGAACTTTAGAAATTACATTAGAAAATCCAACCCCATATTTTCTAGATCTTTTAAGTTCTAGCAGCTACTTGCCTGTAAGAAAGGATATTGTGGAAGGAAACGAAGGTTGGACAAAATCTCCAGAAACTCTTATAAGCAATGGTCCTTTTTATATGGCAGAAATCAAGCCCAAAGAAAAGTATGTTCTAAAGAAAAATCCTCACTATGTCGATGCTGACAAAGTAAAATTAGATACTTTAGAGATAACCTTTATAGATTCTCCTGAGACCGAACTTGCCGCATATCAGAACAATGAAATAGACATATCTCAAAACCTTACTCCTGAAGGGATGTCACAATACAAGGATTCGTCGGAATTTCATAGAGTCCCAAGGATTGGAGTTTATTATCTTGATATAAACACTTCAAAAGATCCTTTTGATGATGCTAGAGTAAGAAAGGCTTTTAGTATATCAATAAACAGAGAGCAGCTTGTTACAAAGATATTGCAAACAGTAGGCAAACCGGCTTTTGGGTTTGTGCCTTATGGTATTCCTCACGGTGTTGAAAAAGATAAAGACTACCGAGATGTGGTGGGAAACCTTTTCACAGAAGACGTTAGCGAGGCAAAAAAACTGCTAGCTGAAGCAGGTTATCCTGATGGCAAAGACTTTCCTGCTGTCACATACATCTGCATGGCGGATCAAGCCAACAAGGATTTGGCTCAAGCGCTCCAGAGCATGTGGAAAGAAAATCTTGGTGTTCAGGTTGATATAAGAACATATGAATCCAAATTATACTGGGATGAGATGCATCAGGGAAACTTCAACATTGGTTGGGATGGCTGGACAGGAGATTATTTAGATCCAATGACGATGCTTGATCAGATGGAAAGTGTAAATACCGAGACCAATAATCGCTGGAGCAATCCTGAGTATGATAGGCTGCTTGAAGAAAACCGCAAGACTGCAGATCAAAAAATACGCATGGAAAACTTTGCAAAAGCTGAAAAATTGCTAATGGATGAAATGCCCATAATACCTCTTTATTTTAGAGAGACTGCATATTTATGCAAACCTAATATAAAGGGCCTCTTAGTAGATGTTTCAGGGCATATGATATTTGAATATGCATACAAAGAATAA
- a CDS encoding YggS family pyridoxal phosphate-dependent enzyme: protein MLFIKENIANIESRIKTAAEKSGRNFKDISLVAVTKTISPEIIQEAVDAGITLLGENKVQEARGKIDKIKGDVEWHLIGHLQRNKVKIALELFSLIQSLDSFALAEEIQKRARQMQKNVDVLVQINIGLEKTKYGINPADAESFIESVASLENLNVKGLMAIAPFKENPEDVRPYFREMRSIFERIKQESIKNVEMKYLSMGMSNDFEVAIEEGSNMVRIGTAIFGARDYSK, encoded by the coding sequence ATGTTATTTATAAAGGAAAATATCGCAAATATTGAATCACGAATAAAAACCGCTGCCGAAAAAAGCGGAAGAAACTTTAAAGATATCAGCCTTGTTGCTGTTACGAAGACCATTTCTCCTGAAATAATTCAGGAAGCAGTAGATGCCGGCATAACGTTATTAGGCGAAAATAAAGTCCAAGAAGCCCGCGGTAAAATTGATAAAATAAAGGGTGATGTGGAATGGCATTTAATAGGCCATTTACAAAGAAATAAGGTAAAAATAGCCTTAGAACTTTTTTCATTGATTCAATCACTAGACAGCTTTGCACTGGCTGAAGAAATACAAAAAAGGGCGCGGCAGATGCAAAAAAATGTTGATGTCCTGGTTCAGATAAACATTGGCTTAGAAAAAACAAAATATGGCATTAACCCTGCCGATGCCGAAAGTTTCATAGAAAGTGTTGCTTCTTTGGAAAACTTAAACGTAAAAGGCCTTATGGCAATTGCTCCTTTCAAAGAAAACCCGGAGGATGTAAGACCTTATTTCCGAGAGATGCGAAGCATATTTGAAAGGATAAAACAAGAATCTATAAAAAATGTCGAAATGAAATACCTGTCAATGGGCATGAGTAATGATTTCGAAGTAGCAATAGAAGAAGGATCGAATATGGTAAGAATTGGTACTGCGATTTTTGGAGCAAGGGATTACTCTAAGTAA